From one Lotus japonicus ecotype B-129 chromosome 3, LjGifu_v1.2 genomic stretch:
- the LOC130744375 gene encoding uncharacterized protein LOC130744375: MVISAASDAVKCRMFPSTFKGTTMAWFTTLPRGSITNFCDFSSKFLVQFSASKTKQVTIDDLYNVRQSEGETLKQYVKRFSVASIKIEESEPYACAHAFKNGLQPGKLNSKLSRKPARSMAEIRAQANTYILDEEDDAFKKKRAKMEKDGDQRDASSEGKQSKEKGEGSKRRDRKVKPGEKVVKEPLYPRKESFERRRLWHQADSRRREESGKSLSAHLAELLREVKATHAVEEGEKEANPPRAAVDKTKWCEYHRSVGHDTGDCFTLKTRLKD, from the coding sequence ATGGTAATTAGCGCGGCTTCCGACGCGGTGAAATGCAGGATGTTCCCGTCGACGTTTAAAGGCACAACCATGGCTTGGTTTACGACTCTACCTCGGGGATCTATTACAAATTTTTGCGACTTCTCATCGAAGTTCCTCGTTCAATTCTCTGCGAGCAAAACCAAGCAGGTTACCATCGATGATCTGTACAACGTCCGCCAATCAGAGGGCGAAACTTTGAAACAATATGTGAAGCGATTCAGTGTAGCGTCTATTAAGATTGAGGAGTCGGAACCATATGCTTGCGCGCACGCTTTCAAGAACGGACTGCAGCCGGGAAAGCTGAACAGTAAGTTGAGCCGTAAGCCGGCTCGGTCGATGGCAGAAATTCGAGCGCAGGCGAACACCTACATCTTGgatgaggaggatgatgctttcaaaAAGAAGCGTGCAAAGATGGAGAAGGATGGCGATCAGAGGGACGCATCTTcagaaggaaaacaaagtaaggAGAAAGGGGAAGGCAGTAAGCGGCGAGACAGGAAAGTAAAGCCAGGGGAGAAAGTCGTGAAGGAGCCGTTGTATCCTAGGAAGGAAAGTTTCGAGCGCCGGCGCCTGTGGCATCAAGCCGATTCTCGCCGGCGAGAGGAGTCGGGAAAAAGTCTAAGTGCACATTTGGCAGAGCTACTTCGGGAGGTCAAGGCAACGCATGCAGTTGAAGAGGGCGAGAAGGAGGCAAACCCGCCTCGGGCGGCGGTGGACAAGAcaaagtggtgcgagtaccatcGCTCGGTGGGTCATGACACTGGAGATTGTTTCACATTGAAAACGAGATTGAAAGACTAA
- the LOC130744376 gene encoding uncharacterized protein LOC130744376 — protein sequence MVRINSFNVRRVLLDQGSSADIIYGDAFDQLGLADKDLMSYNGTLAGFSGEQVWVRGYLDLDTVFGIDENAKLLRVRYLVLQVVASYNVIIGRNTLNRLCAVISTAHLAVKYPLNCGKVGKIVVDQRRARESYNNCLSLYGNKGSGEGHRCHEIEVLEGDRVR from the coding sequence ATGGTAAGGATCAATAGTTTTAATGTGCGAAGAGTTCTCTTGGATCAGGGAAGCTCTGCGGATATTATTTACGGTGATGCGTTCGACCAGTTGGGACTGGCCGATAAAGACTTGATGTCGTACAATGGGACTCTGGCAGGCTTCTCAGGAGAGCAGGTTTGGGTGCGTGGCTACTTGGATTTAGACACGGTTTTTGGCATTGATGAGAACGCCAAGCTTTTGCGTGTAAGGTATTTGGTATTGCAGGTTGTGGCatcatacaatgtcatcatcggACGGAACACGCTAAATCGTCTCTGCGCAGTGATTTCAACAgctcacctggcggtgaagTATCCACTAAACTGCGGAAAGGTGGGAAAGATTGTAGTAGATCAGCGAAGGGCGAGGGAGAGCTATAACAATTGCCTTAGTTTATATGGAAATAAGGGATCCGGCGAGGGACACAGGTGCCACGAGATCGAGGTCTTAGAAGGTGATCGAGTTCGGTAG
- the LOC130743414 gene encoding scarecrow-like protein 14 → MDDDRVVDPSHCAGKNSAYRDEGSCLGENESESDQFSSTILSYINQTLMEEEDMEEKYSMFQDSLALKHAEKSLYEAIGQKYPSSPPPPPPPPPPPTLDNYTTLESPDQSFSSNFSDYSFSSDTSSGTTSGFEFESIECNSFTIPTTLPIPSTTHYSTNHTSYFTTNNTGLGLDSALLSKSYLVQFERGVEQGTMFLPVQTPFITYHDNTTLFPSFTNPAPHGVIKSESHEEEHFLGRRHRKQEDEDEDEAEEQHRRSTKRSEAYIDDTELSELFDKLLVQGTRLGNNSSPYMRQGKTEEVVNLRTLLMQCAQAISSDDISTAKSLLKQIKQHSSPMGNGTQRLAHYFGNALEARLAGTGSQIYRMLSSKRTSAADMIRAYQVYSLACPFEKLAIMFANNSIWNKAKDVETLHIVDFGIGYGFKWPAFIHRISKRPGGSPKLRITGIELLQPGFRPLQRVHETGKRLASYCNRFNVPFEFNAIAQRWETIKVEDLKIKKNEFLAVNCLFRSEKLLDETVVEENPRGAVLDLIKKANPGIFVHGIVNGCYNAPFFSTRFREAVFHYTALFDVLDTNLAREDPMRLMFEEEFCGKEVMNVVACEGCERIERPETYKQWQLRIMRSGFRHLPLDDQIINKLRGRLRDDKYNSDIILQVDGNWVLQGWKGRILYASSCWVPA, encoded by the coding sequence ATGGATGATGATAGAGTAGTTGATCCATCACACTGTGCAGGAAAAAATTCTGCATATAGGGATGAAGGGTCTTGCTTGGGggagaatgagagtgagagtgatCAGTTTTCTTCTACCATCCTTAGCTACATAAACCAAACACTTATGGAAGAGGAGGACATGGAGGAGAAGTACAGCATGTTCCAAGATTCATTGGCTCTCAAACATGCTGAGAAATCACTTTATGAGGCTATTGGTCAGAAGTacccttcttctcctcctcctcctcctcctcctcctcctcctcctactcTTGACAACTACACCACCTTGGAGAGCCCTGATCAAAGTTTCTCTAGCAACTTCAGTGATTATAGTTTTAGCAGTGACACTAGTTCTGGCACTACCAGTGGCTTTGAATTTGAATCAATAGAGTGCAACTCCTTTACAATACCAACCACTCTTCCCATTCCCAGCACCACCCATTATTCCACCAACCATACAAGCTACTTCACTACAAACAATACTGGATTGGGGCTTGATTCCGCATTGCTTAGCAAGAGTTATCTAGTGCAATTTGAGAGAGGTGTAGAGCAAGGAACCATGTTTCTCCCTGTGCAAACTCCATTCATTACTTACCATGACAACACTACCCTTTTCCCTTCTTTCACAAACCCTGCTCCTCATGGGGTAATTAAGTCAGAAAGCCATGAAGAGGAGCATTTTCTAGGGAGGAGACACAGGAAgcaggaagatgaagatgaagatgaagcagAAGAACAACATAGGAGAAGCACAAAGCGTTCAGAAGCGTACATAGATGACACTGAGTTATCAGAATTATTTGACAAGTTACTAGTTCAGGGAACAAGGTTGGGAAATAACTCATCTCCATACATGAGACAGGGTAAAACAGAAGAAGTTGTGAATCTGAGGACACTGTTGATGCAGTGTGCACAAGCTATTTCTTCTGATGATATTTCAACAGCTAAAAGTTTGTTGAAGCAGATTAAGCAGCATTCTTCTCCAATGGGCAATGGAACGCAGAGATTAGCCCATTACTTTGGAAATGCACTTGAAGCACGCTTGGCCGGAACTGGTTCACAGATTTATAGAATGTTATCCTCCAAAAGAACCTCTGCTGCAGACATGATAAGAGCTTACCAAGTGTATTCCTTAGCATGCCCTTTTGAAAAACTTGCAATCATGTTTGCAAACAATTCAATTTGGAATAAGGCCAAGGACGTTGAAACTCTTCACATTGTAGACTTTGGTATTGGTTACGGCTTCAAGTGGCCTGCTTTTATCCATCGTATATCAAAACGACCTGGTGGGTCACCAAAATTGCGCATCACAGGGATAGAGCTCCTTCAACCTGGTTTCAGGCCATTGCAGAGAGTCCATGAAACAGGGAAAAGACTTGCAAGCTATTGCAATCGTTTCAATGTTCCATTTGAATTCAATGCCATTGCACAGAGATGGGAAACCATCAAAGTTGAGGACTTGAAGATAAAGAAAAATGAGTTTCTAGCTGTGAATTGCCTGTTTCGCTCTGAGAAGCTGCTTGATGAGACAGTGGTGGAGGAAAATCCCAGGGGTGCTGTTTTGGATTTGATTAAGAAGGCAAATCCTGGCATTTTTGTGCACGGCATTGTTAATGGGTGCTATAATGCACCCTTCTTTTCGACACGGTTCAGGGAGGCTGTTTTTCATTACACAGCATTGTTTGATGTGCTTGACACCAACCTTGCCCGTGAAGATCCAATGAGGTTGATGTTTGAGGAGGAGTTTTGTGGAAAGGAGGTGATGAATGTTGTAGCTTGTGAAGGTTGTGAAAGGATTGAGAGGCCTGAGACATATAAGCAATGGCAGCTTAGGATCATGAGAAGTGGTTTTAGGCATCTTCCCTTGGATGACCAAATCATTAATAAGTTAAGGGGTAGGTTGAGAGATGATAAGTACAACAGTGATATCATACTTCAAGTGGATGGCAATTGGGTGTTACAAGGTTGGAAGGGACGAATTCTATATGCTTCTTCTTGTTGGGTACCTGCATAG
- the LOC130743416 gene encoding uncharacterized protein LOC130743416 isoform X5, producing MSDFKMFDDFASISRAKETWRILVKVIRARKGQRLSGRKLAFTLEVVLMDNKIHATIREGLIYRFERVLKEGHVYAITNFEVSFNAGPFMTDKHEFKINFQMNIEVKPMNKASITIETYTFVPLSDILYEDYDTDYLDDVIGFLTGVGTERVIDKEYVKTKMNTIEIESE from the exons ATGTCAG ATTTCAAGATGTTTGATGATTTTGCTTCTATCTCACGAGCTAAGGAGACTTGGAGAATCTTAGTGAAGGTTATCAGGGCACGGAAAGGCCAGAGGTTAAGTGGGAGAAAGCTTGCTTTCACGCTTGAGGTTGTTCTCATGGACAATAAG ATACATGCTACTATTCGGGAGGGATTGATCTATAGGTTCGAGCGTGTATTGAAGGAAGGGCATGTATATGCTATAACAAATTTTGAAGTTAGTTTTAATGCTGGCCCTTTCATGACAGACAAGCATGAATTTAAGATCAACTTTCAGATGAATATTGAGGTTAAGCCTATGAATAAGGCGTCAATTACTATTGAGACTTACACATTTGTTCCACTGTCTGACATCTTATATGAAGACTATGATACTGATTACTTGGATG ATGTGATTGGCTTTTTGACTGGTGTGGGAACTGAGAGGGTAATTGATAAGGAATATGTGAAGACCAAGATGAACACCATTGAGATTGAATCTGAATG A
- the LOC130743416 gene encoding uncharacterized protein LOC130743416 isoform X4 encodes MSDFKMFDDFASISRAKETWRILVKVIRARKGQRLSGRKLAFTLEVVLMDNKIHATIREGLIYRFERVLKEGHVYAITNFEVSFNAGPFMTDKHEFKINFQMNIEVKPMNKASITIETYTFVPLSDILYEDYDTDYLDDVIGFLTGVGTERVIDKEYVKTKMNTIEIESECLLK; translated from the exons ATGTCAG ATTTCAAGATGTTTGATGATTTTGCTTCTATCTCACGAGCTAAGGAGACTTGGAGAATCTTAGTGAAGGTTATCAGGGCACGGAAAGGCCAGAGGTTAAGTGGGAGAAAGCTTGCTTTCACGCTTGAGGTTGTTCTCATGGACAATAAG ATACATGCTACTATTCGGGAGGGATTGATCTATAGGTTCGAGCGTGTATTGAAGGAAGGGCATGTATATGCTATAACAAATTTTGAAGTTAGTTTTAATGCTGGCCCTTTCATGACAGACAAGCATGAATTTAAGATCAACTTTCAGATGAATATTGAGGTTAAGCCTATGAATAAGGCGTCAATTACTATTGAGACTTACACATTTGTTCCACTGTCTGACATCTTATATGAAGACTATGATACTGATTACTTGGATG ATGTGATTGGCTTTTTGACTGGTGTGGGAACTGAGAGGGTAATTGATAAGGAATATGTGAAGACCAAGATGAACACCATTGAGATTGAATCTGAATG TTTGCTAAAGTGA
- the LOC130743416 gene encoding uncharacterized protein LOC130743416 isoform X3, with protein MSDFKMFDDFASISRAKETWRILVKVIRARKGQRLSGRKLAFTLEVVLMDNKIHATIREGLIYRFERVLKEGHVYAITNFEVSFNAGPFMTDKHEFKINFQMNIEVKPMNKASITIETYTFVPLSDILYEDYDTDYLDDVIGFLTGVGTERVIDKEYVKTKMNTIEIESECCNTTSFLNLAFLSSSSISIPSCSSVLAFLFQPTSHQSINRVSSD; from the exons ATGTCAG ATTTCAAGATGTTTGATGATTTTGCTTCTATCTCACGAGCTAAGGAGACTTGGAGAATCTTAGTGAAGGTTATCAGGGCACGGAAAGGCCAGAGGTTAAGTGGGAGAAAGCTTGCTTTCACGCTTGAGGTTGTTCTCATGGACAATAAG ATACATGCTACTATTCGGGAGGGATTGATCTATAGGTTCGAGCGTGTATTGAAGGAAGGGCATGTATATGCTATAACAAATTTTGAAGTTAGTTTTAATGCTGGCCCTTTCATGACAGACAAGCATGAATTTAAGATCAACTTTCAGATGAATATTGAGGTTAAGCCTATGAATAAGGCGTCAATTACTATTGAGACTTACACATTTGTTCCACTGTCTGACATCTTATATGAAGACTATGATACTGATTACTTGGATG ATGTGATTGGCTTTTTGACTGGTGTGGGAACTGAGAGGGTAATTGATAAGGAATATGTGAAGACCAAGATGAACACCATTGAGATTGAATCTGAATG CTGTAATACGACGTCGTTTCTCAATTTAG CCTTCCTTTCCTCCTCTTCAATCTCAATTCCTAGCTGTAGTTCCGTGTTAGCCTTCCTCTTTCAACCTACTTCTCACCAATCCATCAATAGAGTCTCTTCCGATTGA
- the LOC130743416 gene encoding uncharacterized protein LOC130743416 isoform X1, translating into MSDFKMFDDFASISRAKETWRILVKVIRARKGQRLSGRKLAFTLEVVLMDNKIHATIREGLIYRFERVLKEGHVYAITNFEVSFNAGPFMTDKHEFKINFQMNIEVKPMNKASITIETYTFVPLSDILYEDYDTDYLDDVIGFLTGVGTERVIDKEYVKTKMNTIEIESEWYFVDYDFLHSFIDLKSTIPCNNLFCKNMSYNVHFLENMSMNLTHFLVLGILLMLLLLSSLLK; encoded by the exons ATGTCAG ATTTCAAGATGTTTGATGATTTTGCTTCTATCTCACGAGCTAAGGAGACTTGGAGAATCTTAGTGAAGGTTATCAGGGCACGGAAAGGCCAGAGGTTAAGTGGGAGAAAGCTTGCTTTCACGCTTGAGGTTGTTCTCATGGACAATAAG ATACATGCTACTATTCGGGAGGGATTGATCTATAGGTTCGAGCGTGTATTGAAGGAAGGGCATGTATATGCTATAACAAATTTTGAAGTTAGTTTTAATGCTGGCCCTTTCATGACAGACAAGCATGAATTTAAGATCAACTTTCAGATGAATATTGAGGTTAAGCCTATGAATAAGGCGTCAATTACTATTGAGACTTACACATTTGTTCCACTGTCTGACATCTTATATGAAGACTATGATACTGATTACTTGGATG ATGTGATTGGCTTTTTGACTGGTGTGGGAACTGAGAGGGTAATTGATAAGGAATATGTGAAGACCAAGATGAACACCATTGAGATTGAATCTGAATGGTATTTTGTGGATTATGATTTTCTGCATTCATTCATAGACCTTAAATCTACCATACCATGCAACAATTTATTTTGTAAAAATATGTCATATAATGTGCACTTTTTGGAAAATATGTCGATGAACTTAACTCATTTCTTGGTGCTGGGGATATTACTAatgctgttgttgttgtccAGTTTGCTAAAGTGA
- the LOC130743416 gene encoding uncharacterized protein LOC130743416 isoform X2, with protein MFDDFASISRAKETWRILVKVIRARKGQRLSGRKLAFTLEVVLMDNKIHATIREGLIYRFERVLKEGHVYAITNFEVSFNAGPFMTDKHEFKINFQMNIEVKPMNKASITIETYTFVPLSDILYEDYDTDYLDDVIGFLTGVGTERVIDKEYVKTKMNTIEIESEWYFVDYDFLHSFIDLKSTIPCNNLFCKNMSYNVHFLENMSMNLTHFLVLGILLMLLLLSSLLK; from the exons ATGTTTGATGATTTTGCTTCTATCTCACGAGCTAAGGAGACTTGGAGAATCTTAGTGAAGGTTATCAGGGCACGGAAAGGCCAGAGGTTAAGTGGGAGAAAGCTTGCTTTCACGCTTGAGGTTGTTCTCATGGACAATAAG ATACATGCTACTATTCGGGAGGGATTGATCTATAGGTTCGAGCGTGTATTGAAGGAAGGGCATGTATATGCTATAACAAATTTTGAAGTTAGTTTTAATGCTGGCCCTTTCATGACAGACAAGCATGAATTTAAGATCAACTTTCAGATGAATATTGAGGTTAAGCCTATGAATAAGGCGTCAATTACTATTGAGACTTACACATTTGTTCCACTGTCTGACATCTTATATGAAGACTATGATACTGATTACTTGGATG ATGTGATTGGCTTTTTGACTGGTGTGGGAACTGAGAGGGTAATTGATAAGGAATATGTGAAGACCAAGATGAACACCATTGAGATTGAATCTGAATGGTATTTTGTGGATTATGATTTTCTGCATTCATTCATAGACCTTAAATCTACCATACCATGCAACAATTTATTTTGTAAAAATATGTCATATAATGTGCACTTTTTGGAAAATATGTCGATGAACTTAACTCATTTCTTGGTGCTGGGGATATTACTAatgctgttgttgttgtccAGTTTGCTAAAGTGA